The Desmonostoc muscorum LEGE 12446 genome includes a region encoding these proteins:
- a CDS encoding transposase: MKLALVTFYHLRQFIDYKAVKFSVKLVLVDPHYTSQTCHNCLHIHPVKCESYRSGKKFACGHCGWIGDANLNGAKNISAIGAVIVNQPRGSGLSCKLDVRIGRKTEYVQLNLFDISRASQSSHLSRYAGGSSLRI; this comes from the coding sequence TTGAAACTGGCGCTCGTTACCTTTTATCATCTGCGACAATTCATAGACTACAAAGCGGTTAAGTTTAGCGTAAAACTGGTTCTTGTTGACCCGCACTACACCTCGCAAACTTGCCACAACTGTTTGCATATTCATCCTGTGAAGTGTGAATCGTATCGCAGTGGTAAGAAGTTTGCTTGTGGTCATTGTGGGTGGATTGGTGACGCTAATTTGAATGGGGCGAAAAACATTTCTGCAATTGGGGCTGTGATTGTAAACCAGCCTCGTGGTTCGGGATTATCTTGTAAGTTAGATGTGCGTATCGGGAGAAAGACTGAGTACGTGCAACTAAACTTATTTGATATTTCTAGGGCTTCTCAAAGCTCCCACCTCAGCCGTTATGCAGGTGGGAGTAGTTTACGCATTTAA
- a CDS encoding M20 family metallopeptidase, translating into MLTRIKDLAAKLAPRLIEIRRHIHSHPELSGQEYQTAAFVAGVLSSSGLHVQEGVGKTGVIGELQNTSQNDSLLAIRTDMDALPIQEGTDLEYASGAAGVMHACGHDVHTTVGLGTAMILSQIAEELGGKVRFLFQPAEEISQGANWMVKDGAMTNVSAILGVHVFPSIPAGSIGVRYGALTAAADDLEILIIGESGHGARPHEAIDAIWVAAQVITGLQQAISRTQNPLRPVVLSIGKINGGRAPNVIADKVQLLGTVRSLHPETRAHLPNWIENIVANICRAYGASYQVNYRQGVPSVQNDYSLTQLLQSAAEEAWSSDRVQVLPEPSLGAEDFSMYLEHAPGSMFRLGVGYKERIINHPLHHPQFEVDESAIMTGVVTMAYAAYKYWQQG; encoded by the coding sequence ATGCTTACTCGTATTAAAGACTTAGCAGCAAAACTAGCACCTCGCTTAATTGAAATTCGCCGCCACATTCACTCTCACCCAGAACTTAGCGGTCAGGAATACCAAACAGCTGCCTTTGTAGCTGGTGTTTTATCTTCCAGTGGTTTGCATGTGCAAGAAGGGGTTGGTAAAACAGGCGTCATTGGAGAACTGCAAAATACTAGCCAAAATGACAGTTTATTGGCAATTCGCACCGATATGGATGCTTTGCCAATTCAAGAGGGCACTGATTTGGAATACGCCTCTGGTGCAGCTGGTGTGATGCACGCTTGCGGTCACGATGTCCACACCACAGTGGGATTAGGAACGGCAATGATACTCTCCCAAATAGCAGAGGAGTTGGGTGGTAAAGTGCGGTTTTTATTTCAGCCAGCCGAGGAAATTTCCCAAGGGGCAAACTGGATGGTGAAAGATGGGGCGATGACAAACGTCTCAGCTATATTAGGGGTTCATGTTTTCCCTTCTATACCCGCAGGTTCTATTGGCGTGCGTTATGGGGCGTTGACTGCTGCTGCTGATGATTTAGAAATTTTGATTATTGGCGAATCTGGACATGGGGCACGTCCCCATGAGGCCATTGATGCTATTTGGGTTGCGGCTCAAGTTATTACTGGATTGCAACAAGCCATCAGCCGGACACAGAATCCTTTGCGTCCTGTGGTGTTGAGCATCGGCAAGATTAATGGTGGCAGAGCGCCGAATGTCATTGCTGATAAAGTACAGTTATTGGGAACAGTGCGATCGCTCCACCCTGAAACCCGTGCCCATCTGCCAAATTGGATCGAAAATATTGTAGCTAATATCTGCCGTGCTTATGGGGCAAGTTATCAAGTCAATTATCGTCAGGGCGTACCCAGCGTGCAAAACGATTATAGTCTGACCCAATTATTGCAATCAGCCGCAGAAGAAGCTTGGAGTAGCGATCGCGTTCAAGTCTTACCCGAACCTTCCCTTGGTGCTGAAGATTTTTCTATGTATTTAGAACACGCCCCCGGTTCGATGTTTCGCTTGGGTGTAGGCTACAAAGAAAGAATCATTAACCACCCATTACACCATCCCCAATTTGAAGTTGATGAATCTGCCATTATGACCGGGGTTGTGACTATGGCCTACGCTGCTTATAAATATTGGCAACAAGGTTAA
- the dnaG gene encoding DNA primase, with product MQIPRLHPDTIESVKLRADIVDVVSEYVVLRKRGKDFVGLCPFHDEKSPSFTVSPTKQMYYCFGCQAGGNAIKFVMDLGKRSFAEVVLDLARRYQVPVQTLEPEQRQELQRQLSLREQLYEVLATSAQFYQHALRQSQGQKAIQYLQSNRKLQEETIQQFGLGYAPAGWETLSRYLVEDKHYPAQLVEKAGLIKPRKEGGGYYDVFRDRLMIPIRDVQGRVIAFGGRTLTDEQPKYLNSPETELFSKGKTLFALDLAKTGISQLDQAVVVEGYFDAIALHAAGINNAVASLGTALSLEQVRLVLRYTESKQLVLNFDADKAGTNAAERAIGEIAELAYKGEVQLKILNLPNGKDADEYLRERTPEDYTELLANAPLWLDWQIQRVLQNRDLKQATDFQQVTQQIVKLLKNIANSDTRNYYVSYCAEILSLGDTRLIPLRVENLLTQIAPPAPTYSKPVSARKAWGNEKLSPLPTPHSPLPSDRSLLEHAEALLLRIYLHCPQQRQAIIDELEERDLQFSLSHHRFLWRQILETTVEQVDLISTLQNRYLELSEDLGLISHLFHLNEKWKTEILRTPQVVQAAIACMDLVMLEKRYRHFLELWQQTDPEAEPEKYQFYYQAFYTEKLKLQKIDRQRLFSITELL from the coding sequence ATGCAAATCCCCCGCTTACACCCAGACACAATTGAGTCAGTTAAACTACGCGCTGATATTGTAGATGTCGTATCAGAGTACGTAGTTTTACGCAAGCGTGGCAAGGATTTTGTCGGTTTATGCCCCTTCCACGATGAGAAAAGTCCCAGTTTCACCGTCAGCCCGACCAAACAAATGTACTATTGCTTCGGCTGTCAAGCCGGGGGAAATGCGATCAAGTTTGTCATGGACTTGGGAAAGCGTTCTTTTGCTGAGGTAGTGCTGGATTTAGCACGGCGTTACCAAGTACCTGTACAAACTCTGGAACCCGAACAACGCCAAGAATTACAGCGTCAGCTGTCTTTGCGTGAACAATTATATGAAGTTCTGGCAACATCCGCCCAGTTTTATCAACACGCCCTCAGACAATCCCAAGGGCAAAAGGCAATTCAATATCTGCAATCTAACCGCAAACTTCAAGAAGAAACTATACAGCAGTTTGGTTTAGGTTACGCCCCCGCAGGTTGGGAAACTCTCTCTCGCTACTTAGTGGAAGACAAACATTACCCAGCGCAACTGGTGGAAAAAGCGGGATTGATTAAGCCCCGCAAAGAAGGCGGCGGTTATTATGATGTGTTCCGCGATCGCCTAATGATTCCCATCCGCGATGTTCAAGGACGCGTGATTGCTTTTGGTGGTAGAACTCTGACTGACGAACAACCCAAATATTTAAATTCACCAGAAACCGAACTTTTTAGCAAAGGGAAAACATTATTTGCCCTCGATCTAGCCAAAACTGGGATTTCCCAACTCGATCAAGCGGTGGTGGTAGAGGGATATTTTGATGCGATCGCTCTTCACGCAGCTGGAATTAATAACGCCGTCGCCTCCCTTGGTACAGCCTTAAGCTTAGAACAAGTGCGGCTAGTATTACGCTATACCGAATCGAAACAACTAGTACTCAACTTTGATGCCGATAAAGCTGGAACCAATGCAGCCGAAAGAGCGATCGGTGAAATTGCCGAACTAGCATATAAAGGAGAAGTTCAGCTAAAAATTCTCAATCTACCCAATGGCAAAGATGCTGATGAATACTTGCGTGAGCGAACACCAGAAGATTATACAGAACTGTTAGCAAATGCGCCCCTTTGGCTGGACTGGCAAATTCAACGAGTTCTTCAAAATCGGGACTTAAAACAAGCTACCGATTTTCAACAAGTAACTCAGCAAATAGTTAAATTACTCAAAAATATAGCTAACAGCGATACACGAAATTATTATGTTTCTTATTGTGCAGAAATACTCAGCTTAGGTGATACCAGACTTATACCCCTACGAGTCGAAAATTTATTAACTCAAATTGCTCCCCCTGCGCCTACATATTCCAAACCTGTATCAGCGAGAAAAGCATGGGGAAATGAAAAACTTTCCCCACTCCCCACTCCCCACTCCCCACTCCCTAGCGATCGCAGCCTTTTAGAACACGCCGAAGCATTATTACTGAGAATTTACTTGCATTGTCCCCAACAGCGTCAAGCCATTATTGACGAACTAGAAGAACGAGATTTGCAATTTAGCCTTTCTCACCATCGATTTTTATGGCGACAGATTTTAGAAACAACGGTGGAACAAGTAGATTTAATTTCGACTCTGCAAAATAGATATTTAGAATTATCAGAAGATTTGGGATTAATATCGCATCTGTTTCATTTGAACGAGAAATGGAAGACAGAAATACTTCGGACTCCGCAAGTGGTGCAAGCTGCGATCGCTTGCATGGATTTGGTAATGCTGGAAAAACGCTATCGCCACTTTTTGGAACTATGGCAGCAAACCGATCCTGAAGCCGAACCAGAGAAATATCAATTTTATTATCAGGCTTTCTACACCGAAAAACTCAAGCTGCAAAAAATAGACAGACAACGGCTATTTTCCATTACAGAATTATTGTAG
- a CDS encoding serine/threonine protein kinase, which produces MYSFSKVHCINPDCQRPYPQPWGNKFCNSCGAPLQLLDRYIPLQALGSGGFAQIYTIWDEKTQTEKVLKVLVEDSPKALELFTQEAEVLSRIHHPGVPRVEADGYFQVNLFNPKPHQLPCLVMEKINGQTLEEILKKYPQGCPEDLVLNWFAQAVEILQELHKRQIIHRDIKPSNLMLDTSSPTVPLVGGETKSDRLVLIDFGGAKQVSASKVGSRSSSTRLFSSGYSPPEQVTGGIVGPSTDFYALGRTMIELLTGKYPLDLEDQQTGELRWRTEANVNPQLADLLDEMVQEDVRSRPINAAMIEKRLAKISQPLPSPGLFSRLRDNLKLASNQASQKLTLLRQTVQQALGQFSQAVNQTIIFIAQTILKILRACLATIWAMMLTSIGACFGAIAGFILAYRTSLGSRIVEFLLTQANQLVPNTQPTFGADILVFVAAGWGTAWGLTVSGCFGQRRRFLVASLMGMISYGFGWLILQLITPKNSGEGLVAVILVGVSLLTLSLGLRSHHIVYAVFAAFGSAIGYAALILLNIAPQMLEFSSQPGWPELYKPLIFFGSVGWFLSFWLGVSFYLIVPGLRLLGWR; this is translated from the coding sequence ATGTACAGTTTTTCTAAGGTTCACTGCATAAATCCTGATTGTCAACGTCCTTATCCTCAGCCTTGGGGAAACAAATTTTGCAACAGTTGTGGCGCACCGCTACAGTTGTTAGACCGCTATATTCCACTTCAGGCGTTGGGTTCGGGAGGATTTGCTCAAATTTACACGATTTGGGATGAAAAAACTCAAACCGAGAAAGTGCTGAAAGTGTTGGTAGAAGATTCACCAAAAGCACTGGAATTATTTACCCAAGAAGCGGAAGTTTTATCTAGAATACATCATCCGGGTGTGCCCAGAGTTGAAGCCGATGGGTATTTTCAGGTAAATTTGTTCAATCCCAAACCACACCAACTGCCTTGTCTGGTAATGGAAAAAATCAATGGGCAGACTTTAGAGGAGATATTAAAAAAATATCCGCAAGGGTGTCCAGAGGATTTGGTTTTAAACTGGTTCGCCCAAGCTGTAGAAATTTTACAGGAATTACACAAACGTCAAATTATTCACCGAGATATCAAACCTTCTAATTTGATGCTGGATACCTCTTCACCAACTGTACCATTGGTTGGAGGAGAAACAAAAAGCGATCGCCTCGTATTAATTGATTTTGGAGGAGCAAAACAAGTTAGCGCCTCAAAAGTGGGTTCTCGGTCTAGTTCCACCCGATTATTTTCTTCTGGCTACAGTCCACCAGAACAAGTGACTGGAGGAATTGTGGGACCGAGTACTGATTTTTATGCCCTTGGTCGAACGATGATTGAATTACTAACGGGCAAGTATCCGCTGGACTTGGAAGATCAGCAAACAGGGGAGTTGCGCTGGCGAACTGAAGCGAATGTCAACCCGCAATTAGCAGACTTGCTGGATGAGATGGTACAGGAAGATGTGCGATCGCGTCCAATAAATGCAGCGATGATTGAAAAACGTCTAGCAAAGATTTCTCAACCATTACCGTCGCCGGGGTTATTTTCTCGACTGCGAGACAACCTGAAGCTTGCTTCAAACCAGGCTTCCCAGAAATTGACACTGCTAAGACAAACTGTTCAACAAGCTTTAGGTCAATTTAGCCAAGCTGTAAATCAAACCATTATATTTATTGCTCAGACAATCCTGAAAATTCTCCGAGCTTGTTTGGCGACGATTTGGGCGATGATGCTGACTAGTATTGGTGCTTGTTTTGGTGCGATCGCTGGTTTTATTTTGGCCTATCGCACAAGCTTGGGGTCTCGGATTGTAGAATTTCTTTTGACTCAGGCAAACCAATTAGTTCCAAATACTCAACCCACCTTCGGGGCAGATATTTTGGTCTTTGTTGCTGCGGGTTGGGGAACCGCGTGGGGACTGACAGTATCTGGGTGTTTTGGTCAACGGCGGCGATTTTTAGTAGCGTCGTTGATGGGCATGATTAGCTACGGCTTTGGTTGGTTGATTTTGCAATTGATCACCCCAAAAAACAGCGGCGAAGGCTTAGTAGCAGTGATTTTAGTGGGAGTTTCCCTACTTACCTTAAGTTTAGGACTTCGCAGCCATCATATAGTGTACGCCGTGTTCGCTGCCTTTGGTAGTGCGATCGGCTATGCAGCTTTGATTCTTTTGAACATAGCACCTCAAATGTTGGAATTTTCCAGTCAACCGGGCTGGCCAGAGCTGTACAAGCCTCTGATTTTTTTTGGTTCTGTAGGCTGGTTTCTCAGTTTCTGGTTAGGAGTGAGTTTTTACCTAATTGTGCCTGGATTGCGTCTTTTGGGATGGCGGTGA
- a CDS encoding pentapeptide repeat-containing protein encodes MKLKIVATVSLLAGFGFAGQTFASNVQDLDQLKATNACPRCDLSGADLTQVNLTGAILRGANLSGATLSQANLTNADLTGANLEGAILNSANLTGASLTGANLKSASLEKANLSYAGFMSANLEAANLKDATLLFTNFRAANYRLTTLSNGVVTSDKPYSWSLERQNTRECNEFKPENTPGTTCYGK; translated from the coding sequence ATGAAACTTAAGATTGTCGCCACCGTCTCTTTGTTAGCTGGTTTCGGCTTTGCGGGGCAGACCTTTGCATCAAACGTACAAGACTTAGATCAGTTGAAGGCAACAAATGCTTGTCCCAGGTGTGATTTGAGTGGTGCTGACCTAACTCAAGTGAATCTAACTGGAGCAATTTTGCGGGGGGCAAACTTGAGTGGTGCGACATTATCTCAAGCTAATCTCACAAATGCCGATCTAACAGGTGCAAATTTAGAAGGTGCAATTCTAAATTCGGCGAATCTCACTGGTGCTTCTTTAACGGGTGCAAACTTGAAATCAGCATCCCTAGAAAAAGCCAATCTGTCCTATGCCGGTTTCATGAGCGCTAATTTAGAAGCAGCAAACTTAAAGGATGCCACCTTGCTGTTTACCAATTTTCGGGCGGCAAACTACCGACTCACAACTTTGAGCAATGGTGTTGTTACCTCCGACAAACCCTACAGCTGGTCGTTAGAGCGTCAAAATACCAGAGAATGTAACGAGTTCAAACCCGAAAACACTCCAGGCACTACCTGCTACGGAAAATAG